A single window of Syntrophorhabdaceae bacterium DNA harbors:
- a CDS encoding LemA family protein yields the protein MDIIFWLIVGFVVIIILAIVAQIISTYNRLIKLRMDVDRQLSHVQVHLKKKFDMIPALTECVKGYAKHESGTFTEVARLRSQWGEAKTVEAKVKTANQLEGMLSKILLIQERYPKLKANKTFQSIMQSISKVENELTLERKVYNKRVSWYNVQIQQFPSSLIARMFGFKERSFYSRGSKEGAEARENPLE from the coding sequence ATGGATATAATATTTTGGTTGATAGTCGGTTTCGTAGTCATAATTATTCTTGCAATTGTTGCCCAGATAATCTCGACATACAATAGACTGATAAAATTGAGGATGGATGTCGATAGACAGCTGAGTCACGTTCAGGTACATTTGAAGAAGAAATTTGACATGATTCCTGCCCTCACAGAATGTGTTAAGGGATATGCTAAACATGAATCCGGTACCTTTACAGAAGTTGCAAGACTAAGGTCTCAATGGGGCGAAGCAAAGACCGTGGAAGCCAAAGTGAAAACTGCAAATCAATTAGAAGGCATGTTATCGAAAATATTGTTGATTCAAGAAAGATATCCAAAATTAAAGGCTAATAAAACTTTTCAATCCATAATGCAGAGCATTAGTAAAGTTGAGAACGAATTGACTCTTGAGAGAAAGGTCTACAACAAGAGAGTTAGTTGGTACAACGTCCAGATACAACAGTTTCCTTCAAGTCTGATAGCTAGGATGTTTGGATTTAAGGAAAGATCGTTCTATTCAAGAGGAAGCAAAGAAGGGGCGGAAGCACGCGAAAACCCGCTTGAATAG
- a CDS encoding tyrosine-type recombinase/integrase has translation MQEETHDIHKVQNTLHNIENKIKTSKKILSTNKKHFEDFFELQKARGFKPTTIRKDLYSAWFIGSHLNKDFKKCDKKDIIKLCGAVETQQWSVKTKKEHLVFIKKFWKWLYNIDDKTYPVPVSWISTNEKIKNRKLPEELLTEEDIERMVQACDNPRDKAFLLLAYESGARIGEVLNIKIKHVIFNQFGACVMLNGKTGMRRVTIIMSVPALATFIDLHPCRNNPDSFLFLTNYNAIGKKGEFVPLTYGGARKILITLAKKAGIQKRVHPHLLRHSSATRAAKFLTEAQMKVYYGWTSGSNMPSIYVHLSSRDVEDAIKKMNKIEITQEEPVKATIKICARCKQKNSFGSKFCNSCGYPLDLETAMEIEEGRQSWDDKMATIIKDKEIQNLILKKYGSLVKNK, from the coding sequence ATGCAAGAAGAAACCCACGACATACACAAAGTCCAGAACACGCTGCACAACATAGAGAACAAAATAAAAACCAGCAAGAAGATTCTTTCTACAAACAAAAAGCATTTTGAAGATTTCTTCGAACTGCAGAAGGCGAGAGGATTCAAGCCAACAACAATAAGAAAGGATTTGTATTCCGCATGGTTTATCGGGAGCCATTTGAACAAGGATTTTAAGAAGTGCGACAAAAAGGATATAATCAAGCTATGCGGGGCAGTAGAAACGCAGCAATGGTCTGTAAAGACAAAAAAAGAGCACCTCGTGTTTATAAAAAAGTTCTGGAAATGGCTCTATAATATTGATGATAAAACATACCCAGTACCTGTATCATGGATCAGCACCAATGAGAAGATAAAGAACAGAAAGCTGCCTGAGGAGCTTTTAACAGAGGAAGATATTGAAAGAATGGTTCAGGCTTGTGACAATCCCAGGGACAAAGCGTTTTTGCTGCTGGCTTATGAATCAGGCGCGAGAATCGGCGAAGTCCTTAACATAAAGATAAAGCACGTTATTTTTAATCAATTCGGTGCATGTGTCATGCTCAATGGCAAAACAGGCATGAGAAGGGTGACCATCATTATGTCTGTCCCGGCACTTGCAACGTTTATTGATTTACATCCTTGCAGAAACAATCCTGATTCTTTCCTTTTTTTAACCAATTATAATGCCATAGGCAAAAAAGGGGAGTTTGTGCCGTTGACGTATGGCGGGGCGAGAAAGATACTCATTACGCTTGCCAAGAAAGCAGGCATCCAAAAAAGGGTTCATCCTCACTTATTGCGGCACAGCTCTGCTACACGAGCAGCCAAATTCCTCACAGAAGCACAAATGAAAGTCTATTATGGCTGGACCTCGGGCAGCAACATGCCCAGTATTTACGTCCACCTTTCATCAAGGGATGTTGAGGACGCCATCAAAAAAATGAATAAGATTGAAATAACTCAAGAAGAACCTGTCAAAGCAACCATAAAAATTTGTGCAAGATGCAAACAGAAAAACAGCTTTGGCTCGAAGTTCTGCAACTCCTGTGGCTATCCGCTCGACCTAGAGACTGCCATGGAGATTGAAGAAGGAAGGCAATCCTGGGACGACAAAATGGCCACAATTATAAAAGACAAGGAAATCCAGAATCTAATCCTGAAGAAATACGGATCACTCGTGAAGAATAAATAA